In Paenibacillus durus, the DNA window GAATACGATCGGATCCAAATGCAATCATGCGGGGATCAGCAGCTGCGTTGTTGAAATGAAGGCAGAGCTGGAGAAGATCCGCGAGCAGGCTGCCAATATGGAGTAGCGACTGGGCAAGCGAAGATGTAACTAATGGGGGGAACAACCGGAACATGGCAATCAAACTCATCAACATCGGCTTTGGAAATATAGTATCGGCCAATCGGATTATTTCCATAGTCAGCCCGGAATCGGCTCCGATTAAGCGGATTATCCAGGAAGCGAGAGACCGGCATATGCTGATCGACGCAACCTACGGAAGACGCACCCGTGCCGTCATCATTACGGACAGCGACCATGTCATACTGTCGGCTGTTCAGCCGGAGACCGTGGCTCACAGGCTGTCCAGTAAAGATGACGATAATGACGAATAAAGACTAATGGAGTGTACTATGTCAAAAGGATTGCTGATCGTATTGTCCGGCCCGTCCGGAGTCGGTAAAGGAACGGTATGCACTGCATTGCGCCCGAGAATACCGGAGCTCGTCTATTCCGTATCGGCGACCACGCGGAAGCCCCGTGAGGGAGAGCAGGACGGAGTCAATTATTTTTTCAAATCCCGGGAGCAGTTTCTCCAGATGATTGACAATGATGAACTGCTGGAATACGCGGAATACGTGGGCAACTTTTATGGTACGCCGCGTGATTTCGTGGAACGGACGCTGGAAAGCGGAAAAGACATCATCCTGGAAATCGAGGTGCAGGGCGCGCTTAAAGTCAAAGAGAAGTTTCCCGAAGGCATCTTTGTCTTTCTTCTTCCTCCTTCGATGGATGAGCTCAAAGACCGTATTCGCGGACGCGGCACGGAGCATGACGACATTATCAATCACCGTATGACGGTCGCCGAAGACGAAATCAGCCTGATGCGGCACTATGATTACGCAGTGGTTAACGATGAAATCGATCTTGCCTGCGAACGAATAGAAAGCATTATTATTGCCGAACATTGTAAAATAAGATAAGCTGGGCGATTAATAGAAATAAAATTAATTGAAGAGGTGTCCCTGTGTTATATCCATCGATTGATGAAATGATGAACAAAGTCGACAGCAAATATTCGCTTGTTGTCGCCGCCGCAAGACGCGCAAGACAGCTTCGCGAAGGAAGCCACTCCGAACTGAAGTCTCCGAAATCCCATAAGCAGGTCGGGATTGCGCTCGAAGAAGTATATAAGGACATCATCACCGTATCCCGGGTAGATGATAAGACCACCGATTAAGCTTTGAATAGATATATCTTTTTTGTGACGATTGGCGCTGCGGCTCTTTATTTAGAAGGAAGGGCTGCAGATGCCGAAAGCACCCCGTGCGCTTGATCTATATTGCATTTATAGCCCGGACGGGGCTGTTCCTGACAACCGGAAGGTTGTTATTTTTTTAAAAATTTACTCGTATTCGGATTGTTATATGAACATGAGTGCGGTTGTCTCTTCATTCATGAAGCCGCAGCCGTATTCTCTCAAACCGGATTCTTTCCGTGTACACGGGGAGCAGGAGGGACGGAAATGTTGAAAGGCAAAACGATATTGCTTGGCATCACCGGCGGAATCGCGGCGTATAAAGCGGCCGCCCTGTGCAGCAAGCTTGTACAAAAGGGTGCCAAGGTGCATGTGGTTATGACGGCTTCGGCCAAGCAGTTCATTACAGAACTGACATTGCAGACATTGTCGAAACAGAGGGTGTTCAGCGATACGTTCCAGGAGCGCGATCCGTCCTCTGTTTCACATATTGATTTGGCCGATTCGGCCGATCTTGTGCTGGTGGCGCCAGCCACGGCAAATATTATCGCCAAAATGGCTCATGGCATCGCTGATGACATGCTCTCGACCGTGCTGCTGGCGGCGACAGGGCCCGTAATGGTCGCTCCGGCGATGAACGTGCATATGTACCAGCATCCTGCTGTGCAGAATAATTTGGATATTCTTGCTAAGCGCGGAATCCAGTTCATCGAACCCGGTGAGGGGCTGCTGGCATGCGGCTACGTCGGCAAAGGACGGATGGAGGAGCCGGAGACCATCGTCAGCTGTGTAGAGGCATATTTTGAGCAACAGGCCGGGAGCCGTAAACTGGCCGGCAAAAAAGTCGTTATAACGGCCGGCGGCACGGTGGAACGGATCGATCCTGTCCGCTATATTTCCAATGATTCTTCCGGCAAAATGGGCTTTGCTTTGGCGCGCGCTGCCAAGGAAATGGGCGCAGAGGTGACGCTGGTAGCCGCTAGGACGGATGAACGGCCGCCGCTGGACGTGAACATTGTGCGCGTTCAATCCGCCGAAGAGATGTATGACGCCGTGTCGGCCGTCTGGGAGGACTGTGATATTCTGATCAAGGCTGCCGCCGTATCGGATTACCGCCCGAAGGAGAGGGCCGACACCAAAATTAAGAAGACCGGCGATACCATGACTCTGGAGCTGGTAAAGACCGTTGATATTCTGGAAACTTTGGGCCAGCGCAAACAGCATCAGCTTCTGATCGGTTTTGCAGCGGAGACCGGCAATGCGGAAATGTACGCCAAAGACAAGCTGGTCCGCAAAAATCTTGACCTGATCGTCGCCAACGATGTGGGTGTACCGGGAGCCGGGTTCAGCGTTGATACGAATATTGTCTCGATTTATGACCGAAGAGGTCTTGTGGAGGAACTGCCGCTGCTCTCTAAGGATGAGGTAGCCCGCAGGCTGCTCGCCATTGCAGCGGACAGGCTGCCGGAAGAAGGTCTGTAATGGATATCGCCAAGGTGATCGTCGATGTTCCCGTGCGCAGCACCGACAAAACCTTCGATTATAAGGTACCGGAATCTTTAAAAGTATGGATTGAGGTAGGCAGCCGGGTGGCTGTTCCTTTCGGGCACCGAACTGTTCAGGGCTTCGTCGTGTCCCTGGAGTATGGCGATGTGAAAGCGATCCAGGGAATCAAGCCGATCCAGGAAGTGCTTGATCTCATTCCTCCGCTGTCGCCGGAGCTCGTGGAGCTGGCGGATTGGATGAGCGAACGATATGCCTGCCGCCGGATTTCGGCGCTGCAGGCAATGCTGCCGACGGCGCTTAAAGGCAAAGCCGAACGGCTTATTTCGCTTGGGACTGCTGAGCCTGAACCGAGGGATGAAGAGGGAACGTTATTTCCTGATGAGGAGTGGTTTCCAATTTTTCCAGATACCGGCCGGGAGGAAAGGGA includes these proteins:
- the remA gene encoding extracellular matrix/biofilm regulator RemA — protein: MAIKLINIGFGNIVSANRIISIVSPESAPIKRIIQEARDRHMLIDATYGRRTRAVIITDSDHVILSAVQPETVAHRLSSKDDDNDE
- the gmk gene encoding guanylate kinase, whose product is MSKGLLIVLSGPSGVGKGTVCTALRPRIPELVYSVSATTRKPREGEQDGVNYFFKSREQFLQMIDNDELLEYAEYVGNFYGTPRDFVERTLESGKDIILEIEVQGALKVKEKFPEGIFVFLLPPSMDELKDRIRGRGTEHDDIINHRMTVAEDEISLMRHYDYAVVNDEIDLACERIESIIIAEHCKIR
- the rpoZ gene encoding DNA-directed RNA polymerase subunit omega; this translates as MLYPSIDEMMNKVDSKYSLVVAAARRARQLREGSHSELKSPKSHKQVGIALEEVYKDIITVSRVDDKTTD
- the coaBC gene encoding bifunctional phosphopantothenoylcysteine decarboxylase/phosphopantothenate--cysteine ligase CoaBC, which produces MLKGKTILLGITGGIAAYKAAALCSKLVQKGAKVHVVMTASAKQFITELTLQTLSKQRVFSDTFQERDPSSVSHIDLADSADLVLVAPATANIIAKMAHGIADDMLSTVLLAATGPVMVAPAMNVHMYQHPAVQNNLDILAKRGIQFIEPGEGLLACGYVGKGRMEEPETIVSCVEAYFEQQAGSRKLAGKKVVITAGGTVERIDPVRYISNDSSGKMGFALARAAKEMGAEVTLVAARTDERPPLDVNIVRVQSAEEMYDAVSAVWEDCDILIKAAAVSDYRPKERADTKIKKTGDTMTLELVKTVDILETLGQRKQHQLLIGFAAETGNAEMYAKDKLVRKNLDLIVANDVGVPGAGFSVDTNIVSIYDRRGLVEELPLLSKDEVARRLLAIAADRLPEEGL